The genomic region CAAGCGGGTTTGCCTGGCCTGCGGAATCTCCGACGACCATAAGACCGTCCCAGACGCTCTGCTGGCGGACCCCTTCATTTGGGATGCTGCCGTAATGAAATTCCAGTGGCTGGATGGTCCTAATTCCCGCAAGCGGTCCGGGCCTCTTGGATATGATTTCGTGCAGGATTGCGACAGGGTCTGCGGATGCCTCGGGTCTTCCGACGCCGACGCCTATCCGCACGCGGTTTGCAGAGAGCGGGAAAATCCAGGCATAGCCCGCAGGGGAGTACCGGGCTCCAACCAGCAGGGTCCAGGTGGTGCTGTCAATATCAGAGCAATAGCATTCGTATTCGGCGCCCACGCCAAACCGCCGCCACTCCCTTGCCAGGCCGGCCCTCCGTGCTATTGACGAGCCAAAGCCGCTGGCGTCGATTGCAAGGGTGGAGCTGATTGAAAGGTCTCCCCGGGGAGTGCTTGCCTTTACTCCAGCAATCCTACCGCCGTCTTTTGTTATCACGCCCGAGACGTTCCCGCGGACGATTATTTCGGCTCCGGCGCTTGCGGCAAGCGAGGCTAGGTGCTGGTATGTCGACCTCACGTCTAGAACGCACGAGAGCGGTTTGCTTCCGCTGATCCTGACCTCGTTGTTCGGAGAGACGAAACTGAACGAAGAGACGGGATTGTACAGGCTGTCCGGTATTCCAAGGGCCTGCATGGAGTCTATCCAACTTACACCGCTTGTGCGCACGCTGTGAGCTATGGCCTCGTCTTTTTCTAGGACAATCACCTTGGCCCCTACTTTGGCTGCCGAGTATGCCGCGGACAGCCCGGCAGGACCTCCTCCAACTACTACAATATCGGTTGAAATTTCCAACAACTTCACCCTGCCGTAAACGACACCGCGCTGATGCGCATGTAGGGCAGTATCGCGCTGTACAGTACCTTTCGCTCCTTTGACAGCCCCGTCAGCCTCTTTAGCGACTCAAATGCATTTCCGGCAACCATAAGTTCTCTCACTCCCTTGCCGAGGACGCCTCCGGAGATTATCCGTCCACCCTTGACTACGCCGGAAAAGTCTCCGGTCACGGGGTTTACGTTTCCGGAAAATCTGCTTACAAGTACGCCGCGGTTAATCTCGGAAATAAGTGAATCGAGAGGAGTCCTGCCTGCCGATATTATCAGGTTAGTTGTTGCGACGCTCGGAGGAGACATTGCAGAGCCGACTGCGTTTGCGGTGCTCTTTACGCCTTCCTTGCTCGCAGTATACGTGTTGTACAGGAAGCGCTCAAGTATTCCGTTGCGTATGACTACGTTGCGCCTGTGCGGCAGGCCTTCGCGGTCAAAACTTGCAGCCGCAAGGCCCTCGGTGTTTGTCGCGTCGTCTTCAAGCGTTAGCAGGTCGCTTGCAACCCTCCTGCCGAGTTTGCCCGCAAACTTGCTTGATTTTCGCTGCACCGACTCGGAGTTTACTGAATGTGCAAGCACGTCGCCCAGGATTTCAAGCGCAGCAGAAGGTGTGAGCAGCATCTCTCCTTTGAAGCTCTCGATTTTGCGGGCGCCTAGCGACTGGACGACAGTCTTTGAAAAGTCGTTTGCCACCTCAGTTACATCAATGTCCTTAACCCTGTGGGTGCCTGCAGACTGGACGTCGAAACTCGAAACGTCGTCCCCGTCGATTGCCATGCCCATTATCGACCAGTAAAAAGTGCTGATTTTCTCAGACAGATAGACCCCTGAGGTATTGGCAAGCGTCTGGGCAAACACCGAGGAACCGAATTCGCCGCTATCCACGCTGACGCGGCTGTCCAAAGATCTGGCAGTCTCGAGCATCTCAACCGCGTGCCTTGCGGCATCCGAGGCCTCGAATGATGACGCGTTTCTGTCGTGCAGGCCGCTCAGAAGGGAGAATTTTTTCCTGGCCGAGGGCAGCCGGTTATTCTTGTCCTTGGGACTGACCCTTGCAATATGCACGGCTTTGACCGCCGCTGCGGCTACCTTTTCCCTGTCAGGCTGGTTCAGAGAGTAAAAGCCGGTGCAGCCTCCGTCCAGCAGTACCCTTATCCCAAGGGTGTGCGAAGTATTCGATTTGGCCTGCTTTAGATTATTGTTCTCGATAAACACCTCCGAGTCCCTGCTGCTTGTCAGGTATGCTTCGGCATCGCGGGCTCCCGCGGCCACGGCCTCCTTCAGTGCGAATCGAAGTATGTCTGCCAAGTTTTATCCCTGCAGTCCTCCAATGACGGCGGTGCACCTCAGATACGGTCCCCCTCCATCCACCTTTGCAGGCTGGTACTTGCCGCAGTATCCTGCGCCCATGTCATACTCGAACCTGCTTCCAAGCATGTCTATTGAGCCGAGAACCTCAAACGCGCTCCCTGAGATGCTTGCCCCCTTGAAAAGGGTCTTGAGCTCGCCTGCCTCAATCAGGTACGCTTCCTGCGCACCGAACATGAACTCGCCGTTGGCGTCAGCCTGCCCGTTTCGGGCCCCGCGTACCAGGTAGCCATGATGCGTCTCTTTTATTATTTCATCAAGATCGCTATTTCCCGGCTCGATGTACGTGTTTCGCATTCGAATTAGAGGCTCGTCGGAATATCCAAATGCGCGAGCGTTGCCGGTCGGACGGACGCCAAACTCCTGTGCAGTTTCGCGGTTGTGAAGATAGGACACGAGCTCGCCCTTCTCTATAATCGGGACCCTTGAGGCTGCCACGCCTTCGTCGTCGACGGCAATGCTGCCGCCGGCATTCTTGGCAAGGTCAGAAGAGCCGCTGTCGACCAGCGTGACTCCCGCGCTTGCCACTGGCTGTCCGAGTCTTTTGCTCGCGACAGAGCCGGAAAGCACAAAGTCGGCCTCAACCGTGTGTCCTATCGCCTCGTGGCAGAGAAGGCCAACCATGCCCGGGTCGAGAATTATCGAGGTCTTTTCGCCCGGAGGGTATTTTGCCGCGGCTAGTTTTTCTGCCTTTTCTGCCGCCTCGTAGGCATAGTCTAGGTGGCTCTTTTTGTCAAACAGATCAACCCAGCCTCCGGTAATTCCTAGCCCCTCGCTTGCAGTAGCCGTCTCCCCGTTGAGCTTGGCGACGGCAGAGACATTGAACTCCGGCTTCGAGTCAAAGATTTCCAGTTCCGCGCCGTCGGTGTTGACGATTGCTTTGTAGTCGATTATTTCCCTGTACGTGCACGATGACGTCCTTATGGCCTTGGAGTGCTTTTTTGCCGCGGCCTCGGCCTGCCGGGTTACTGCTACTTTTTGCTCCATGTCAACTGAGCAAAGCTCACCATTGACAGGGGGACTGAATCGGCCCTTCTCCATTTTGCACTCTGCCAGTTTTCGCGACCTGATTCCACCGGGTCGCTCTGAAATCACCCTCGCCAATGAAACTGAATCAGAAAGCGCTTTTCTAAGCGAAGATAGCGCCGAGTCGGAGGTCGCGGCAAAGCCCCACGAGCCCCCGGAAAGGACCCGGATGCCTGAGCCCGAAGACTCGACCGCCCGTATCCGGTCAAGCTCTCCGTTAACAAAGGCGACCTCAGAAACCGTCCGGCTCTGGAACCTTATCTCTGCGTAGGACACTGATGAATCCCGCCCCGAGAGTGCGGACCTGAGCCTGTCAAGCATTTCCGGCTCCTGCGACGGAGACAAATTAGAGCTGAGGGAACGCGCTAGCCAATTATGTTTATCTGATGGCCCAAAAGCCTAGTCCTCAAGCCAAGTCGTACTGCCGGGCCTCTTGACCTGGTAGTGGGCAAACTGGCCCTCGTCTTTTGCGCCGTGCCAGTGCCACAGGCCTGCGGGCACCATTACAAAGTCGCCGGCTTGGAGCTGCCTGATTACAAAGTCCACCGATGCATGCTCCTCGCTGGCGAGGGAAGCCTTGGACTGGACTGCCACAAGCCCGGAACCCTCTGTCGCAAGGAGAATCTGGTCAGAATCGTGGAAATGAAGTTTTGTCCGGGCCCCTCCGTAAAATGTCACGAGAAACATTTCAGCCTCCCTGCTCTGCAGATCGCTTACCATCTTTCTTATCTCCACCCTTCCGGTAAAGTACTTGGACATTGAACTGTCCGGTGCTGTTTGTGGTATACTGCCAAAATGCACTTGCCTTGCTGCGCTCATGACTAGGAATGCAGGAGTTACGGCGAATAAGTTCGTTGGCATCGGAGTCTCTTAAAAGAATAATATTGGCCGCAGCCGCCTGAGGTAAAGATGGAAATTGTACCTGCGACGCCGGCCCCGGAACTCAGGGAAATTACCGGGTGGGCAAATTCTCCTCCGCTGAGCGTCAAGGGGCTCAAGGGAAGCGTCATCCTGCTTGACTGCTGGACATATACCTGCAGCTTCTGCCTGAGGACCCTGCCAGTCCTAAGAAGGCTTCACGAAAAATACGCAATGCACGGGCTGCGCGTAATCGAGGCCCATTCGTACGAATATGAATTTGCAAAAGACCCTGCAAACATAGCCAGGGCACTTGCTCGGTACAATGTAAATGAGGTGCCAGTGGCCTATGACACCAGCAACAAGACCTGGGATGCTTACGGCAACACCTACTGGCCAAAGCACGTGCTGATAGACGGCAACGGCCTTGTCAGGTA from Nitrososphaera sp. harbors:
- a CDS encoding TldD/PmbA family protein, producing the protein MSPSQEPEMLDRLRSALSGRDSSVSYAEIRFQSRTVSEVAFVNGELDRIRAVESSGSGIRVLSGGSWGFAATSDSALSSLRKALSDSVSLARVISERPGGIRSRKLAECKMEKGRFSPPVNGELCSVDMEQKVAVTRQAEAAAKKHSKAIRTSSCTYREIIDYKAIVNTDGAELEIFDSKPEFNVSAVAKLNGETATASEGLGITGGWVDLFDKKSHLDYAYEAAEKAEKLAAAKYPPGEKTSIILDPGMVGLLCHEAIGHTVEADFVLSGSVASKRLGQPVASAGVTLVDSGSSDLAKNAGGSIAVDDEGVAASRVPIIEKGELVSYLHNRETAQEFGVRPTGNARAFGYSDEPLIRMRNTYIEPGNSDLDEIIKETHHGYLVRGARNGQADANGEFMFGAQEAYLIEAGELKTLFKGASISGSAFEVLGSIDMLGSRFEYDMGAGYCGKYQPAKVDGGGPYLRCTAVIGGLQG
- a CDS encoding cupin domain-containing protein → MSAARQVHFGSIPQTAPDSSMSKYFTGRVEIRKMVSDLQSREAEMFLVTFYGGARTKLHFHDSDQILLATEGSGLVAVQSKASLASEEHASVDFVIRQLQAGDFVMVPAGLWHWHGAKDEGQFAHYQVKRPGSTTWLED
- a CDS encoding NAD(P)/FAD-dependent oxidoreductase → MLEISTDIVVVGGGPAGLSAAYSAAKVGAKVIVLEKDEAIAHSVRTSGVSWIDSMQALGIPDSLYNPVSSFSFVSPNNEVRISGSKPLSCVLDVRSTYQHLASLAASAGAEIIVRGNVSGVITKDGGRIAGVKASTPRGDLSISSTLAIDASGFGSSIARRAGLAREWRRFGVGAEYECYCSDIDSTTWTLLVGARYSPAGYAWIFPLSANRVRIGVGVGRPEASADPVAILHEIISKRPGPLAGIRTIQPLEFHYGSIPNEGVRQQSVWDGLMVVGDSAGQANPLVLEGIRYAIEFGRLAGDVGARSLGQGSTKESLLEYDSAWRKKAESKIKSALKVQERWLGLSDGDWDKEIEILHDMSPDEFIDFIKAEFTASKMMKLAIKHPKLAARQLFGMVLKN
- a CDS encoding TldD/PmbA family protein — encoded protein: MADILRFALKEAVAAGARDAEAYLTSSRDSEVFIENNNLKQAKSNTSHTLGIRVLLDGGCTGFYSLNQPDREKVAAAAVKAVHIARVSPKDKNNRLPSARKKFSLLSGLHDRNASSFEASDAARHAVEMLETARSLDSRVSVDSGEFGSSVFAQTLANTSGVYLSEKISTFYWSIMGMAIDGDDVSSFDVQSAGTHRVKDIDVTEVANDFSKTVVQSLGARKIESFKGEMLLTPSAALEILGDVLAHSVNSESVQRKSSKFAGKLGRRVASDLLTLEDDATNTEGLAAASFDREGLPHRRNVVIRNGILERFLYNTYTASKEGVKSTANAVGSAMSPPSVATTNLIISAGRTPLDSLISEINRGVLVSRFSGNVNPVTGDFSGVVKGGRIISGGVLGKGVRELMVAGNAFESLKRLTGLSKERKVLYSAILPYMRISAVSFTAG